The Oryza brachyantha chromosome 6, ObraRS2, whole genome shotgun sequence region ttagttttaatgtttatatatatttaatgcttcatttagatgtttaaaaatttaatgtgatgtttttagaaaaagtttttgtaaACTAAATAGTGCcttagtttataagcaaatAAATGTAAGCTGTCTCTCCGTACACACATTGAAACCTGCTCTCAGAGAGATCAGTGTGCGGCCGTTGAGTGTTGACTACTGGTGCCGCGACGTTGACTGGCTAATCTAAATTAAACCCAAGCCACGGCCCACATCCTGATTGGCTAGCCCACATTGGCCCGGCCGGCCGTAACACCCACCTTTTGGGCTCGTGGCAACCGGGCCCAACCGTCCGACGTGTCACGGTGAAGTATCCCTGACTTCTCCAACCATCTCGAACCGACGACACGTGGCGCGTACGGGCACGACACGTGGCGGTCGAATCCTTTGTAGCTGCTGCTTCGGTACGCTTCTAATCTAACTTCATACCCCCATCCAGCAGCAGGTAGCAGGagcagaggaagaagacgatggAGGGCAACGGGAaggagacgacggcgatgTCCAGGGCCCCgagggacgcggcggcggccggagtcTCCGTGCGCGAGTCGCTGCAGCACGCCTGGGCCTCCTTCCTTGGCCTGGTAGGGCGAATAATATATTATCTcgattttatattataagactttttaaacttatttagatttattttatttatgtgttaataaatctagacacgtGTATAAAACGTATATATTAATAcctggataaatctagacaaatacagaaaatcttataatataaaataaagagagagTGGTACCCTGTGtttgagctgctgctgcttgatAGCAGTGCGTGTGGAGTCATGGCGATGGCGGTGTGTTCGCAGGTGAGGAaggtgacggcgaggagcgaggaggaggcggcggaggcggacatGCGGGCGGCCAAGATGCAGGTGGAGGCCACCGACGAGGCGGAGGCCAAGAAGAAGCAGCTCGCGGACTGACGACCGCACGGCAGCTCCGCTCTCCTGCCTGCTCTTGCTTTTaattaaccttagcctgtAATAATACCATCTGAAACAGGCTAATAACATGTAGTACCAACATGATGATGTTAGTGTGTCGCTCGGTTTCTATGTAAGCACTGTAACTGGAATGTCAGACTCTAGGTTCAGCTTCATGAGCTAATTGCTTGCAAGTATGAATCCGGTTCAGCATGCAGTCATACAGACTGAAACTGCACCTGATATTGATGAATAAACACGGTTTCTGATGCGTACCTTTGAGCAAGAAAACCTGAATGTCCAGCCTTCCAAGCCCAAGGTGTACCGCTGCTGCATAGTCTCATCGATCATAGGACAAACATAGCATGTTAACCATATGGCATATAGCGATGTTTTGCGACTTCTTATGAGCGCAACCGCTTCCAAGCAACAAACTAAAAGCCACAACAGAACACCACCAAACACCTGAAAGAGCCAATGTATTACAAACTGAAGATAAGCTGCTTCCAAACTAAAATCCTACCAAGATAAAGCTGCCTCCAAATTAAAATCCTACCCAGACAGACACAACAGGTTACGAAGAAACCAATAACTGAAGTACAGTTACAAGGAACTAAGCGAATCGTCGCCTCTATTAGGTAGACAAGACTCAGCCCAGCATGGTCACTACCGGGCATCAGGAGATAAAAACTAACGGAAGTAGCAGTACCACACAGGCGTCTAAGGTATTGACCTCAACAAACCTCGCCAGCCCACATCAGTTTCTCTCTGAGATCCGTTCGAATAATCCCTTCTGGTAACATATGCACCCTACAGAGTAACAAGGCTACAAAAGAATAAGGGGAAAATATTCTCATGCAAAATTACTTGGACACTAATACTCAAGGTAGATATCGTGCAAGTTATCTATGGCACCAGGCACTGATGACCCAACTCATAAACAACTTGCATGGTTTCTAACTTGATTACTAGTAGTCAAACAACTTTACAAGAAAACGTTGTCCCTAAGTAGCGTTGTTACCCTGTAAGCTCCATATGTTGAAGAGAACGCCGGATCTCCCTTTAACTGTATAGGCGTTCGGCATAAGCTTGTCTCCAATTAATGAAGAGGTCAAGCAATGAAAGATCGTGTAAACACCGATATATGGTGTTAGTGTTGCTCCTCCTTTGGTGCAAGAGTCTCATGGGGGATTTGCTTCTTGATTTCCAGTGGAACCCCCGAGTGGACATCTTCATCCGTGGTCATATTCATGACTTCTTTCGGCGTCCCAATTTCAATAGGATCAGTTTGATCTACTTCAGTGGTCATGTTTGTGCCTTcattttgaacttttttcaCTGGATTCTCAACATGGCATGCTTCATCTGCTTCCATGGACATGCCCGTGCTTTCATCCTTAACTTCCACTGGTATTTCAGCAGGGTCATTTTCATTCATCGTTTCTTCACACGTAGCAGCTAGCTCTTCCCTTTTCATGTTCATTCTCACAGCATTTATTGATGTCCAAACCTTGTTTAAACCACTATGCTTCCTGCCCCGCAGATGGTCAGCCATGGTCACGTTGTTGTCACACCTAACTTTGCAGCGATCACACCACAGGTAATTGCTTCTTTGAACAACTTCATGCATTGCTCCATCTACTTGGATACATATTTTCTTAGGTGCATCACTAGGGCCTGCATCATCCTTATTCGCAGTGGTTTCCTTCAGGCTGTTTTTGCCATCCTTAATCATATTGCTGGCTCCGCAGTGAACCAGCTTTGCCTTGTGTTTTTTCCCTTCAAGATGTTCATTCAGAGCAGCTTCGCTAGTTGCACTCACTTGACATAGTGCACAGCTCCAGTCCTGGGCTGGTTTCTGTACTTTCACTGGTCCAGTAGTTGCAGGAATTGCATCTGTTTTCCTCTTCATTCCTGAAACCTTTGTTTCTGAAGGTTTCGCTTCT contains the following coding sequences:
- the LOC102716791 gene encoding uncharacterized protein LOC102716791 isoform X1 yields the protein MEFRFRAGDRRPRPPSATAATSGPSSARFSDSLRGYFSGPQGMRGKHAAGEQSPRARSLCWKATDGFFPGTPRAGAPGPFRGGPRPPLPPFGWEEAARLELVIGQEVERRLVAKEMERRLIEEEVRRELAFGNVLHGWFPHDPFSRPPPEMLMGMHPLQHEPPRPWMQGPGPRRHPGGAPAPFRFGQRMLLGAERRWSPPRPKPKHKLELREIEPGETSEVPSETKPSEAKPSETKVSGMKRKTDAIPATTGPVKVQKPAQDWSCALCQVSATSEAALNEHLEGKKHKAKLVHCGASNMIKDGKNSLKETTANKDDAGPSDAPKKICIQVDGAMHEVVQRSNYLWCDRCKVRCDNNVTMADHLRGRKHSGLNKVWTSINAVRMNMKREELAATCEETMNENDPAEIPVEVKDESTGMSMEADEACHVENPVKKVQNEGTNMTTEVDQTDPIEIGTPKEVMNMTTDEDVHSGVPLEIKKQIPHETLAPKEEQH
- the LOC102717163 gene encoding uncharacterized protein LOC102717163 — protein: MEGNGKETTAMSRAPRDAAAAGVSVRESLQHAWASFLGLVRKVTARSEEEAAEADMRAAKMQVEATDEAEAKKKQLAD
- the LOC102716791 gene encoding uncharacterized protein LOC102716791 isoform X2, translating into MRGAPGPFRGGPRPPLPPFGWEEAARLELVIGQEVERRLVAKEMERRLIEEEVRRELAFGNVLHGWFPHDPFSRPPPEMLMGMHPLQHEPPRPWMQGPGPRRHPGGAPAPFRFGQRMLLGAERRWSPPRPKPKHKLELREIEPGETSEVPSETKPSEAKPSETKVSGMKRKTDAIPATTGPVKVQKPAQDWSCALCQVSATSEAALNEHLEGKKHKAKLVHCGASNMIKDGKNSLKETTANKDDAGPSDAPKKICIQVDGAMHEVVQRSNYLWCDRCKVRCDNNVTMADHLRGRKHSGLNKVWTSINAVRMNMKREELAATCEETMNENDPAEIPVEVKDESTGMSMEADEACHVENPVKKVQNEGTNMTTEVDQTDPIEIGTPKEVMNMTTDEDVHSGVPLEIKKQIPHETLAPKEEQH